The genomic stretch CCAAGCACAATCGCAGGCTGATTTTGCCGTTGTTGTAACCACGTTTTTAGCTTAGGCAACTGGGCGCCAATTAACTCACACGCAAGCTTGTCTGATTGCGCATAGTCAGCCACAAAACAGCCACTTTTTAGATGGACATTTAACAGGCTAATATCACCTAATGGTGTGGCGACGTTGACCACTAAACCATGGCGCAGCCCTACACGCTGCAACCCTAAGGTAGCCAAATCTTGATGCGCCTTTATCTCTAGGCCCTTACGAATAGCAAAGGCGGTTTTTTGTTGTGTCGAGGTGTGGTTGCTACCACGACATTCATAGGCAGGACTGTCTTGACGGTCAGAGAGAATAAACTGCCATTTAGTGGTATCAAACACCTGCTCTAATGCCGCCACTGAATGGACTTCTTGTAAGGCCACGATATCGGCCTCTAAGCCCTCGGCATAACGACGCAGTGCCTTAATTTCTCGCGCATTTCTGGGTTTACAGCCGGTGTTTGCGGGATAGGCAAGGTGCTCAATGTTCCAACTTGCTACGCGCAGCCGCGACTCAGACTCACTCTGTGGGGTCGGCTGTAAAGAGGAGGTGGCGTTGCTGCAGCCATTGGTAAAAAATATCGCGGCGGCAACAAGCGCTGTTGCCAATACGTTGCTTTTCATAGTGCTCTCTATTGTAAAAAGGATTTTATTATTGACGTGTTTTATTTCAGCTTGATGATGCTACTTTATCGCAAAGCTGACGGCACCGCTATGTGCACTCGGGTGCGCTACATTTTAGCTTTAAGTTACGATAATGCCCTGTGGCAATGAGCACAGAGCCTAATACGGTGAGTGGTACTTCGACCAAGGCGCTCACTGGGCTAACTAGCAGAGGTAAAATTAGACAGCTGCAGCCTACACTAACTAACAACAACACGCTCTTGGAGCCATGTTGTTTAAACCCCGACAGCACCGCCAGCAGGCTAATAGGTAACACGGCAGCTAACAGCCAAGTGTGTACCGCTTCGTTGCTTAGCAGCGCCAACCCAGCCACATAAGGCAGGACGGCACCCAGTAGTGGCAGCACCAAGCAATGCACAATACACAAGGAGGATAGGCCTATCGCCACATTGTCTGCGAAAATCTGAGTTTTCATCTAAGGTCCTCACCAATAAAAGTGATAATATAACATAATTAAACGATTTATTAATGAGAACTCAATCAATTAATGAAAAAAATTTTTCAGTATTTTCACAGCATCGTGAATTAAACCATTGAATCGAAATGCCTCGCAGCTTTTGACAAGGGCTCGACGCTCTCGGCAATGCTGTCTTGGTGACCGTTACTTAATCGCTCTGTGAGCGCCGCCGGCTTACCAAATAAGTAGCCTTGCATGTAATTTACGCGCATTTCTCTAAGCACTTCGGCTTCGGCTTCGCTTTCAATTCCTTCGGCAATCACCTCAACGCCGTTATCGTGAGCCAACTGAATTAAATGAGAAACAATATTCTGTTTATGACGATTAATGTGGATGTTGCGCACCAGATCCATGTCGATCTTAATGTAGTCGGGGCGCAGTTGTGCCATCATATTTAAACTCGACCAGCCAGAGCCAATGTCGTCCAACGCAACCCCAAAACCACAACTGCGATAAAACGCCAATATCCCCTTCAAATGATTAATATCACGGGCTTGGTGGGTTTCGGTCACCTCAAACACAATGTCTTCAGGGCGAAAGCCCAACTCATTAATGGCAGTCGCGGTAGAGCGCAGACAATAAGATGGATCGTAAATACTCGATGGATTAAAATTGATAAATACCTTACCTGAAAGCTGTGCACGTGCTGCGTGCTCCACCGCCGAACGACGCGCGATAAGGTCAACTGAATACAGCAAACCACTTTGATCAGCTAAATTAAACACAAAGGCAGGTGGCACCACGTTGTTGTCCTCGTCAAACAGACGAAACAATGACTCGTGGCCAAATATTTTCGGCTGTTGTGCTGTGGAATCCGCGTGCACAATGGGCTGATACCAACTTTGGTAGCTTTCTTTTTCAACCGCGGTTTTAATCCAACGGGCTTGAAAACGCCTCACCATGGTTTCTACACTAGCCAATCTTGCAATGGCAACTAAGTCAGGGGCTTCTGGTGTGCTGGTTGTGGTGACCTTAGACTGGCCAAACTCAGGGCCAGAAAGACAACCGCCAAGACTGGTTAAAAACGCCGTGATTTCTTCGCGCTGCAATTTTGCTTGAATACATTTATCGTTGGCATGCATTGACTCCCAATTATTCTCACCACACATCATGGCAACATTGTTAAAGGCATTGCCACTGGGTAAGAAAAGCCAAAAGTAAGTTGTATCAAAAAAATAGTCGTCAATTGTTTCACAGTCTGGACACCACATAGCCGCTCCTCCATTAATTATTACCCACAGGCATACGAAACGAATAACTTATTTGTTCACATTGACTTGAATTGAACTAAATCAACACGTCATTCGTACACCTACGTCTGTTGTGTTACTAGGGGTATTCATGTCTTTATTCT from Pseudoalteromonas sp. UG3-2 encodes the following:
- a CDS encoding endonuclease/exonuclease/phosphatase family protein, translated to MKSNVLATALVAAAIFFTNGCSNATSSLQPTPQSESESRLRVASWNIEHLAYPANTGCKPRNAREIKALRRYAEGLEADIVALQEVHSVAALEQVFDTTKWQFILSDRQDSPAYECRGSNHTSTQQKTAFAIRKGLEIKAHQDLATLGLQRVGLRHGLVVNVATPLGDISLLNVHLKSGCFVADYAQSDKLACELIGAQLPKLKTWLQQRQNQPAIVLGDFNHRLAASDNRFRSELSEGIQSYNVTASMKGCHPRYPAPIDHILFSEPLYAAVQYEPKVHFFKQMQEEQMLSDHCAISVTVKAK
- a CDS encoding EAL domain-containing protein; amino-acid sequence: MWCPDCETIDDYFFDTTYFWLFLPSGNAFNNVAMMCGENNWESMHANDKCIQAKLQREEITAFLTSLGGCLSGPEFGQSKVTTTSTPEAPDLVAIARLASVETMVRRFQARWIKTAVEKESYQSWYQPIVHADSTAQQPKIFGHESLFRLFDEDNNVVPPAFVFNLADQSGLLYSVDLIARRSAVEHAARAQLSGKVFINFNPSSIYDPSYCLRSTATAINELGFRPEDIVFEVTETHQARDINHLKGILAFYRSCGFGVALDDIGSGWSSLNMMAQLRPDYIKIDMDLVRNIHINRHKQNIVSHLIQLAHDNGVEVIAEGIESEAEAEVLREMRVNYMQGYLFGKPAALTERLSNGHQDSIAESVEPLSKAARHFDSMV
- a CDS encoding MerC domain-containing protein, whose protein sequence is MKTQIFADNVAIGLSSLCIVHCLVLPLLGAVLPYVAGLALLSNEAVHTWLLAAVLPISLLAVLSGFKQHGSKSVLLLVSVGCSCLILPLLVSPVSALVEVPLTVLGSVLIATGHYRNLKLKCSAPECT